The DNA segment CCGTGGTGCGAGATCGTTCGGCAGTGGACTACGTTCCACCCAGAATTTGCCTACCTGCCGCGTAAATTCAAGATCGCCATCAATGGCTCGGCTTCCGACCGTGCCGCGATCGAAGTCCACGATATCGGCCTGGAGCCGGTGTACAACGCTGCCGGCGAACTGGGCTTCCGCGTCCTGGTGGGCGGCGGCCTGGGGCGTACCCCGGTGGTGGGCGCATTCATCAATGAATTCCTGCCCTGGCAAGACCTGTTGAGCTATCTCGACGCCATCCTGCGTGTGTACAACCGCTATGGCCGTCGGGACAACAAGTACAAGGCGCGCATCAAGATCCTGGTCAAGGCCCTCACCCCCGAGGTGTTTGCCCAGAAGGTCGACGCCGAGATGGAACACCTGCGCGGCGGCCAGACCACTCTGACCGAAGCCGAAGTGCATCGCGTGGCCAAGCACTTTGTCGACCCGCACTACAAGGCCCTGGACAACCAGGACGCCGAACTGGCCGCACTCGACCAGCAGCACCCGGGCTTTGCCCGCTGGCGTACCCGCAACACCCTGGCGCACAAGCAGCCGGGCTATGTGGCCGTGACCCTGTCGCTCAAGCCGACTGGCGTAGCACCTGGCGATATCACCGACAAGCAGCTGGACGCCGTCGCTGACCTGGCCGAGCGTTACAGCTTCGGCCAACTGCGTACGTCCCACGAACAGAACATCATCCTCGCGGACGTTGAGCAGAGCCAACTGTTCACCCTGTGGGGTGAGCTGCGCGAAGGCGGTTTCGCCACGCCGAACATTGGCCTGCTGACCGATATCATCTGCTGCCCGGGTGGCGACTTCTGCTCCCTGGCCAACGCCAAGTCAATTCCGATTGCCGAGTCGATCCAGCGCCGTTTCGACGACCTGGACTACCTGTTCGACATTGGCGAGCTGGACCTGAACATCTCCGGGTGCATGAACGCCTGTGGTCACCACCACGTCGGCCACATCGGCATCCTCGGGGTGGACAAGAAAGGCGAAGAATTCTACCAAGTGTCCCTGGGTGGCAGCGCCAGCCGCGATGCGAGCCTGGGCAAGATCCTCGGCCCATCCTTCGCCCAGGAAGCCATGCCCGAGGTGATCGGCAAGCTGATCGACGTTTATATCGAACAGCGCACCGAAGATGAGCGCTTCATCGACACCTACCAGCGCATTGGCATTGACCTGTTCAAGGAGCGCGTCTATGCAGCGAATCATTAAGAACAACGAAGTCGTCGACGAAACCTGGCACCTGTTGCCCAAGGACGCGACGTTCGATGGCATCTCCAACTGCGACGACCTGATCGTGCCACTGGCCCTGTGGCGCGAGCATGGTCATGCGCTCAAGGCCCGCGATGGCGGCCTGGGTGTGTGGCTGGACGCCGATGAAGAAGCCGAGGAAATCGGCGATGACGTGCAACACTTCCAGGTCATCGCCCTGAATTTCCCGGCCTTCACCGACGGGCGCAACTACTCCAACGCGCGCCTGCTGCGTGACCGCTACGGTTACAAGGGCGAACTGCGGGCGATTGGCGATGTGCTGCGCGACCAGTTGTTCTACCTGCATCGCTGCGGCTTCGATGCCTACGCCTTGCGCGCTGACAAAGACCCGTATGAAGCGCTGGAAAGTCTCAAGGACTTTTCGGTGACGTACCAGGCGGCTACGGATGAACCGCTGCCGCTGTTCCGTCGGCGCTAAGCGCCAGCCAATGAAAAAGCCCTGACCTGTCAGGGCTTTTTTGGTTTTACGCCGTGCGGACACGGCTTTGCCGGGGTTGAGGGCAAGCGCGGTTATGCGCCAGCGTGAGCCCGACTCAGCAATTGAGCGGTAATGACGGCTTGACCGATTTTTTCTCCCCGATTGAACAGATCAATACAGACCTGGTTGGTTTTGAATGACGGCTCAGGCGCCTCGAAGCTGCCTTGTGGCGCCAGTAGCAAGGGGCTGTTCGTCGGAATCGGTCGATCCAGCGTGAAACTCAAGGCCAGCAGGTTCATCGGGGTGCCCAGCGGGATGCGTCGGTGGGTGTGAGCAATCTGCATGAAGCACTGGCGCGCAACTTCAAGGAAATACACCATCGAGTAATGCTTGGGGCCGCCCTTGCGGAAAAAGTGCTCGTTGGCCGGTTGAAGGGTTTCGACGCTCAAGCCCCGAGCGACATCGCTCATGTCGCTGACCAGAACGTTTTCTTGTCTGTCCTTGTGCAGCAGAGCCTTGTCGCGGCAGGCGGTCGCAGTGAACGGGGCGGCGGGCAACGCCTCGTGTGCCGAGCTGTATGCAATGCCCAGGGTGCAGGTGCACATGAGCTTGCCGGCTTGCCGGACCTTCGCGCGAAATACCTGGAGTTCTTGGTCGTATTCCAGTTGCAGGTCAATTGCCCCTTGTTTTTGTACGTACCGCTGGAACTTGATCGTCAGGTCGTTGACATACGCGACCCGGCCACTGCGTGGAGGCATGGCGAGTTCGGTCAACTGCAATACCCCCTCGATCAATAAAATGCCGGGGACATGGTCCAGTGGGTGATCAAAAAAATAGGGGTGCGCTTCATTTACCAGCAATTGCGCGTGCAGTGACTGCGCACTGCGTTGAACATTGCTGATCACGATGTTTTCCGGGCTGCGCTGCCAGTGCTCGGCAGGCCGGGCGTGAGCGTCACGGCGCAGGGTGCAAAGCGCTTCGATGGCACGCACCCTGACACGCAGCGCCGAGAGCAGTGTCTCTGTCAGTTGATCGCTGAGTGCCAGCACGCCTGTCTCATCGTTTTGCAAATCAGCCACAGGGCTGGCAGGACCGTCAGGCCCGATGCACGACTGCAACGCCTGAGGCTGCGGGTGCGCGAAGCGCAATTCAAAGGGGCGCTTGATGGCTGGCGGGCATTCGGGGGCGGTGATCCCCCACTCCCGCAGTTTCTCGGTGAATAACCACATCACCGGCTTGCCGGCCTGGCGCACCTCGATCACCGAGTGAACCGACGCATTCATCATCACGGCCAACAGGGTTTCGACGCCGGTGGCTTCAGCCAGGCAACCGGTCATGCCTTGCCATGAACCGCCGACAGGGGCTGCCGCCGGCTGCAACTCACACACCTCAATATGCTGGACATCGCTTCGCGCCCGGCCCAGACGTGCGCACGCCGCTTCCAGGGAGGTGGCGACATGGCCCAAGACCGCTGCGCGGATCACCAGCACAGGTGTGTCACTGGTTTGCGCTCGATAGGGCCGCAAAGCGAACACCCCCATGCCCTCCCCCTGCAGGGTCGGTGACTGCCGAACGCGCTCGATTTCGGCTGGCGCACTGATGAAGCGCCCCGCACCGAGCAACAGCGTGGTGATGCCTTCGTTGAACCATTGTTGCGAG comes from the Pseudomonas shahriarae genome and includes:
- a CDS encoding nitrite/sulfite reductase, producing the protein MYVYDEYDQRIIEDRVKQFRDQTRRYLAGELSEEEFRPLRLQNGLYVQRFAPMLRVAVPYGQLTSRQTRMMAKIARDFDKGYAHISTRQNVQFNWPALEDVPDILAELATVQMHAIQTSGNCLRNVTTDQFAGVAADEVIDPRPWCEIVRQWTTFHPEFAYLPRKFKIAINGSASDRAAIEVHDIGLEPVYNAAGELGFRVLVGGGLGRTPVVGAFINEFLPWQDLLSYLDAILRVYNRYGRRDNKYKARIKILVKALTPEVFAQKVDAEMEHLRGGQTTLTEAEVHRVAKHFVDPHYKALDNQDAELAALDQQHPGFARWRTRNTLAHKQPGYVAVTLSLKPTGVAPGDITDKQLDAVADLAERYSFGQLRTSHEQNIILADVEQSQLFTLWGELREGGFATPNIGLLTDIICCPGGDFCSLANAKSIPIAESIQRRFDDLDYLFDIGELDLNISGCMNACGHHHVGHIGILGVDKKGEEFYQVSLGGSASRDASLGKILGPSFAQEAMPEVIGKLIDVYIEQRTEDERFIDTYQRIGIDLFKERVYAANH
- a CDS encoding DUF934 domain-containing protein, producing MQRIIKNNEVVDETWHLLPKDATFDGISNCDDLIVPLALWREHGHALKARDGGLGVWLDADEEAEEIGDDVQHFQVIALNFPAFTDGRNYSNARLLRDRYGYKGELRAIGDVLRDQLFYLHRCGFDAYALRADKDPYEALESLKDFSVTYQAATDEPLPLFRRR